The nucleotide sequence CTTGAATCTATTTTCTGGGATCCTACAGACCAGTTGGATCCACTAGAATAGTCACAAAATGAGTCATAAAAAAAGCCACGGCATTGCAGTGGCTTTTTTATTACTGTGCGTACAAAGATTAGTTTTCTAATCGCATAATTGCTTTAACATTTACAAACTCTTTGATACCAAACCCGCCATGTTCACGTCCATATCCCGAACGTTTTACACCACCAAATGGCATATTAGGCTGCGCTAGTCCAAAGGAGTTAATAAATACCATTCCTGTGTCAAAATGTTTGCTGGCAAGTTCAAAGGCTTTGTCTTCATCTTTGGTGAAAATTCCGCCACCTAAACCAAAACGGCTATCATTGGCAATGCGCATAGCATCTTCAGCATCTTTTGCTTTGATCAATGAAGCAACTGGTCCAAATAGTTCGTCATCATATCCTGGCTGTCCTGGGTGAACATTTTCTAGAACGGTAGATGGATAATAAAATCCTTTTCCATCTGGCATCTCTCCACCACATAATACCTTGGCTCCATTAGTGACGCTATTTTTAACCTGCTTATGCAAATCATCTCTCAAATCTTTACGAGCCATAGGTCCCATATCAAACTCATCGCTAGTAGGATCTCCATGCTTGATGTCTTTCATCGCCTTTACAAATCCTTTCTTGAATTCATCATAAACAGCCTCAACAACTACAAATCGTTTTGCTGCGATACATGTTTCACCATTATTATAAATTCTTCCTTTCACGCAAGCTTCAACGGCTACATCAAGGTCTGCATCTTCAAGAACCAAATAGGCATCATTTGATCCCAGTTCCAATACCATAGGTTTCAATGCTTTTCCAGCTTTTTCTCCAATGATTTCTCCTGCAACCGGACTTCCGGTCAAAGTCACACCACGTACTAGATCATTGTTGATGACCTTGTCAGACTGGTCATGATTAATGACTAGAGTGGTAAATAGATTTTTAGGTAATCCGGCTTCTTCAAAAATCTCTCTGATTTTCTCACCGCATCCCGTAACTGATTCCGCATGTTTTAGTAGAACTCCATTTCCAGCAGCTAGATTAGCAATCGCGTATCTTATAACTTGGTATGCTGGATAATTCCATGGCTGTATTCCATAAATAACACCAATTGGAGAATAGGTGATTAATCCGCGACCGCCATTAGGCAACTCACGCTTTTCATCTGCTAATTCTTTAGGGGCAATTTGCGCCGTATGATCACAAATACCGGCACAAAGATCGACTTCAGATTCACTTTGGGACAAAAGTTTTCCCATTTCTGCAGTCATCAGTTGGGAAAGCTCTTTTTTGTATTCCTTTAATTTTTTACCAATGGCTTTTAATACTTCGCCACGTTCTTCAACGGTTTTGGTTTTCCATTCTAAAAAGGCTTTGTGACATTTTTCAATAGTTCCAGTTAGTTCATGGTCTGTCATGTATGGATAGAAACTTAGCTTTTCTTCCGTAGCTGGATTGATGGTGGTTATTCCTTTATCGCTCATAATAGTTTATCGTTTGATTGTTTACCTTATGAAGGTACAATCCTACTAGAGCACAAGAGTAGTCTTTAAGTCAACCTTATTACGGTTTTATGTTAAGCTTAATACTTTAGCTCACAAAGGCGCTATAACCAGTGATCGCTCGACCTACAATTAGGGAATTAATTTCTTTGGTTCCTTCATAACTGTAGATGGCTTCAGCATCTGCCACAAATCTGGCGACGTTGTGTTCCAGTAGGATTCCGTTACCACCTAAAACTTCACGGGCACGAGATACGATATCTCTGGTGCGCATGGAACAAATCACTTTGGCAAGTGATGCGTGCTCATCCTTCAAAATTCCTTGATCCTGCATTACGCTCAGTCTAAAGCAAAGTGTCTGCATACTGGTGAGATTGGATATCATTTCTACGAGGTGGTTTTGAACCAGTTGGAAGCTTGCAATAGGTCTACCAAATTGCTCTCGCTTCTTAGTGTATTTCAACGCGTTCTCATAGGCGCCACGAGCACATCCTACCGCTTGCCACGCCACACCTGCGCGAGTCATGCGCAATACTTTGGCCGTGTCTTTAAAACTCTCTGCATGTTGCAGGCGATCACCTTCTGGTATCACACAATTAGTCAGTGTGATAATCGCATTTTGCACGATGCGCAAGGCCATTTTATCTTCCATTTTTTCTGCATGGAAACCTGGATTGCCCTTGCGTATCAAAAATCCTTTTACCTGGTTGGAGTCCACATCTCGTGCCCACAAGATCACCACATCTGCAAAAGTGGCGTTACCTATCCACTTCTTTTGACCGTTGAGGATCCAGTTCTCGCCATCCCATTTACAAGTGGTTTCCATACCGCCAGCGATGCCGCTACCGGTTTCTGGCTCTGTAAGACCAAAGGCACCAATCTTTTCCATTCGGGCCATTTGAGGCAGCCATTCCTGTTTTTGTTCTTCACTACCACATATGTAAATGGATCCCATGGCAAGACCGCTATGCACACCGAAGAATGTCGAAATAGACACATCCACACGTGCGATTTCTTCTGCAATGATACCTTCAGTCACAAAGTCCATTGCTGGACAACCATAACCTTCATAGGCGATACCTGCGATGTTCAGTTTTGCCATTTTGGGAATAAGATCGTGCGGGAAAGCGGCTCTATTCCAGTAATCATTAGCAATAGGCTGCACCTCATCTTCCATAAAATTGCGTACCTTCATTTGCACCTCGCGTTGTTTTTCAGTCAACTCCAGGCTCAGATTGTAAAAATCACCATCAATAGGCGGCAGTTTGTGTTGTCCTTTTTTCTTTTTGGTCGACAGCATTTTCATCAATCCCGCAAGTTGTCGATCATCCAGTTCACCAACCGTATCCATCACTTTTGACAAGTCCACCTTGGCATTGAGTGCCGCGAGTTTCTCTAGATCAATATTTTTCATCAAATCGATGGTTCCCTTTATTTTACTGAAAATGGACATAGTTCTAATTTTTGTAACAATTTACTTTAGAGGGCAGCATCGCCGTGTTAATGAAAGCGTAATATTAGATCGATGTGCTGGTGTCAGTCACTTGTCCTTCGGTATCACTAGGCTTGTAGGTAATTTCGCTTTCGCGAAAGCGAAAACATCTTCATCATTACGGTACGGTAATTGACTTTTACCTAGTTAAACCGCTCTTAAACAGTATTTACTTACATTCAAAATCCTATTTTTGAACAATGAAAAACATTACCCTACTACTATTTGCAGTGCTGCTTTTGTCCACTCCAGCACTAGCTCAAGAATTTACTAACGACCGTATTGCAGCCATGATAGAAGAGTATCGCGATCTGGATCGTGGTCCCTATAAAAGAATCGAATGGTTTTGTGCAGATGGGACGCGTCGCGACTCTAAGGATCCATGTCCTGACGCCTTAGGCGGCGGTATACAGCATGCTAGCTATAAAACTGAAGTGGAACAACTTGCAAAGAGAAACCACATTTATTTTGGAGAGATTCTGGCAGCGGCAGACTTGTGGAGCTTTTGGGATGGTGACAACGACCACTCTAGATTGAAGCAATACCAGCTTAATAATTATCTAGTTGCGGCAGATAATGGTTGGATCCAGGAAAAATCCAGATTTTACCGTGGTGCCAAACAAATTGAGGACGAAGAGGAATGGGGTCGCAAGTTTTATTATACCGTATTAGGTGACAATGATTTGATCGATCGTGATTTTTTCCTTTTAAGAGAAAGCCTGCGCGATCTGCCACACGATGGCGATACCAACCTGGCGCAAGAAGTGCGTAGCATTAGTAAAACCCTTGCCGAAAAGCATCCCAAATTCATGGATTTACGCATCAAGATTCATGGCAATCCAGAGGCTAAGGACATTGCCTCCACACGCGAATGGGTCAAAGAACATAATGATGAGTTGAGCTTTAAGGAGCGAGAAGAATTTGAAAAGCTCATTGAAGTGATGCAGGAATTTTTTGAACCGGTGCCGGTAGCTGGTCTAGAAAAAATGGTTGCTGACTGGGATAAGGATTCTTACATAAGACAGCAAGCAATATTGTTTTCTTCTACATATACAAACGACACAGAGCCTTCCATTTTAGTTCCTGCAGCTGCTGGATTGATGTGTGATATTAGAAACAACATAAAGGACGATAAGCGTGGTACACGCAGGACCTCTGCTTTGGAACTGAGCTTGAGGTTAGAAGAATTGATTTTTCAAACGGTGCCCAATTGGGAACCAAATACCTTACAAGAACATCTAGACAAGATTTATGCAATCAGCGAGGCATTAGCTGCTGGTGGTTATGTAGAACAATGGGAATGGGATGCGGTAGAACCTAGACTTTTCATAACAGAAGGTGAGACCATTAAAACAAGCAAGTTACTGGATTTTATCGCTGCAGCTCGCAGTCAGGTAGAATGGGGAACAGGAATGGTCAATGCCATCTATGGCGATGTGGTGGAAGAATATGTGCAGTTTGAACCTTTGGCGTATGGATTCTATGACGACCGCATACGCAGTTCTTTATTACTACCATTAGGTGATGCTATTGGCGATTTAGGTGGATTGGTTTCTAGACAAATAGGCTTGACCAGTCAAGTCGAAAAGATAAGCAACCCATCAACGGTTCGTGGATTGAATGCTGGATATGCCAAAGGAAAACTTGTAGTCGTTGAAGGAAATGCAGAAGGCATGACCGTTGACCCTAATAAGATCTACATTTTTGACAGACCGCCTAGTGATTTGAAACCAGTGGCTGGAATTGCAACGGTGTCAGAAGGTAACTTAGTGTCACACGTACAATTATTAGCTAGAAATCTAGGGATTCCCAATGCGGCCATCTCTACAGATAACCTAGCCGACTTGAAAGCATTTAATGGCAAGGAAATATTTTATGCTGTAAGTGGTCGTGGAACGGTAGTAATCAAATCTGCTGAAGAGATGTCTGACACTGAGAAAGCACTCTTTAGTAATAACAAAAAGGAGAAGAAGACCATTCGCATTCCTGAAGGTAAGTTGAAGTTAGATGGCACTATGCCACTTGACATGAGTAAGGTTTCTAGTGCGGATAGTGGCATATTGAGCGGCCCTAAAGCAGCTAATCTAGGACAACTCAAACAGTTATTTCCAGAACATGTGGTCAACGGCATCGTGATTCCTTTTGGAGTCTTTAAGGATCATATGAATCAGCAAATACCTGGTCAAGATCAAACATATTGGCAATACCTCACTCAAATATTTAATACGGCCAAATCTATGCATGAAGCAAAAGTTGATGAGGCTGAAGTGATCAAGTATCAACTAGCAGAATTTACCAAACTAAGAGCTGAGATCAATAGAATGCCTATGAAGCCGGCTTTTATAGGTCAATTGGAGAGTGATTTTAAAACCATTCTTAACGGTAAAATAGGAACTGTTCCTGTGTTTTTGCGCAGTGATACCAATATGGAAGACCTGGAAGAATTTACTGGTGCTGGACTGAATCTTACCGTTTTTAACGCTGTAGAGCGTGATAAGATCATTCAAGGTATACGAGATGTATGGGCATCTCCATATACAGAACGTAGTTTTAAATGGAGACAAGCCTATTTAGAAAATCCAGAAAATGTGTACCCATCGATCCTTATCATACCAACCGTGGATGTGGACTACAGCGGTGTTTTGATTACTAAGGATTTTATCAATAATAGTGATGATAGAGTAACTGTTGCTATGAGTCGTGGTGCTGGTGGTGCCGTAGACGGTCAATCTGCAGAAACCTATCTCATCGATAACGACGGAATGGGCCAACTCATATCACCGGCACGAGAAAACAAGCAGCGTAAATTACCGATCACTGGCGGTTCTATCATGGAGCATGCAGATTTTAATTCTAGCATATTGACTCCAGAAAACTTAAAAACGATTAAAAGATTTGCAGAAGAAGCTCATAAAACCATGCCTGGTTCCAAGAATGGTAGTTATACTGGAGCTTGGGATA is from Nonlabens sp. YIK11 and encodes:
- a CDS encoding NAD-dependent succinate-semialdehyde dehydrogenase, with the protein product MSDKGITTINPATEEKLSFYPYMTDHELTGTIEKCHKAFLEWKTKTVEERGEVLKAIGKKLKEYKKELSQLMTAEMGKLLSQSESEVDLCAGICDHTAQIAPKELADEKRELPNGGRGLITYSPIGVIYGIQPWNYPAYQVIRYAIANLAAGNGVLLKHAESVTGCGEKIREIFEEAGLPKNLFTTLVINHDQSDKVINNDLVRGVTLTGSPVAGEIIGEKAGKALKPMVLELGSNDAYLVLEDADLDVAVEACVKGRIYNNGETCIAAKRFVVVEAVYDEFKKGFVKAMKDIKHGDPTSDEFDMGPMARKDLRDDLHKQVKNSVTNGAKVLCGGEMPDGKGFYYPSTVLENVHPGQPGYDDELFGPVASLIKAKDAEDAMRIANDSRFGLGGGIFTKDEDKAFELASKHFDTGMVFINSFGLAQPNMPFGGVKRSGYGREHGGFGIKEFVNVKAIMRLEN
- a CDS encoding acyl-CoA dehydrogenase family protein, yielding MSIFSKIKGTIDLMKNIDLEKLAALNAKVDLSKVMDTVGELDDRQLAGLMKMLSTKKKKGQHKLPPIDGDFYNLSLELTEKQREVQMKVRNFMEDEVQPIANDYWNRAAFPHDLIPKMAKLNIAGIAYEGYGCPAMDFVTEGIIAEEIARVDVSISTFFGVHSGLAMGSIYICGSEEQKQEWLPQMARMEKIGAFGLTEPETGSGIAGGMETTCKWDGENWILNGQKKWIGNATFADVVILWARDVDSNQVKGFLIRKGNPGFHAEKMEDKMALRIVQNAIITLTNCVIPEGDRLQHAESFKDTAKVLRMTRAGVAWQAVGCARGAYENALKYTKKREQFGRPIASFQLVQNHLVEMISNLTSMQTLCFRLSVMQDQGILKDEHASLAKVICSMRTRDIVSRAREVLGGNGILLEHNVARFVADAEAIYSYEGTKEINSLIVGRAITGYSAFVS
- a CDS encoding PEP/pyruvate-binding domain-containing protein, translating into MKNITLLLFAVLLLSTPALAQEFTNDRIAAMIEEYRDLDRGPYKRIEWFCADGTRRDSKDPCPDALGGGIQHASYKTEVEQLAKRNHIYFGEILAAADLWSFWDGDNDHSRLKQYQLNNYLVAADNGWIQEKSRFYRGAKQIEDEEEWGRKFYYTVLGDNDLIDRDFFLLRESLRDLPHDGDTNLAQEVRSISKTLAEKHPKFMDLRIKIHGNPEAKDIASTREWVKEHNDELSFKEREEFEKLIEVMQEFFEPVPVAGLEKMVADWDKDSYIRQQAILFSSTYTNDTEPSILVPAAAGLMCDIRNNIKDDKRGTRRTSALELSLRLEELIFQTVPNWEPNTLQEHLDKIYAISEALAAGGYVEQWEWDAVEPRLFITEGETIKTSKLLDFIAAARSQVEWGTGMVNAIYGDVVEEYVQFEPLAYGFYDDRIRSSLLLPLGDAIGDLGGLVSRQIGLTSQVEKISNPSTVRGLNAGYAKGKLVVVEGNAEGMTVDPNKIYIFDRPPSDLKPVAGIATVSEGNLVSHVQLLARNLGIPNAAISTDNLADLKAFNGKEIFYAVSGRGTVVIKSAEEMSDTEKALFSNNKKEKKTIRIPEGKLKLDGTMPLDMSKVSSADSGILSGPKAANLGQLKQLFPEHVVNGIVIPFGVFKDHMNQQIPGQDQTYWQYLTQIFNTAKSMHEAKVDEAEVIKYQLAEFTKLRAEINRMPMKPAFIGQLESDFKTILNGKIGTVPVFLRSDTNMEDLEEFTGAGLNLTVFNAVERDKIIQGIRDVWASPYTERSFKWRQAYLENPENVYPSILIIPTVDVDYSGVLITKDFINNSDDRVTVAMSRGAGGAVDGQSAETYLIDNDGMGQLISPARENKQRKLPITGGSIMEHADFNSSILTPENLKTIKRFAEEAHKTMPGSKNGSYTGAWDIELGFKDGKLYLFQIRPFVENNQAKNSEYLSSIDSDVNLNTELYLNKNIRN